A single region of the Gemmata palustris genome encodes:
- a CDS encoding RNA polymerase sigma factor yields the protein MLTNEQRQRFGAWVVAIGPRATAYARSLVRDPSRADDVVQECFYRLLRRADAYDLERDGVKILFKAISNLCINQATREKALLSLDSSHPDDSPITVADPVALRPEQILQHRELEQAICDALQRLPPLQRAAVELRALGMSKEEIGEALGVSATNAGVLVHRGRHALARELESLHNIADSDDKV from the coding sequence ATGTTGACGAACGAACAGCGGCAGCGCTTCGGGGCGTGGGTGGTCGCCATCGGCCCGCGTGCGACCGCCTACGCCCGGTCGCTCGTGCGCGACCCGTCGCGGGCCGACGACGTCGTTCAGGAGTGCTTCTACCGGCTCCTTCGCCGGGCGGACGCTTACGACCTTGAACGCGACGGCGTGAAGATCCTCTTCAAAGCGATCTCCAATCTGTGCATCAACCAGGCGACGCGCGAAAAGGCCCTTCTCAGCCTCGACTCCTCCCACCCCGACGATTCTCCAATTACAGTGGCCGATCCGGTGGCGCTGCGACCCGAACAAATCCTCCAGCACCGCGAACTCGAACAGGCGATATGTGACGCGCTGCAGAGGCTCCCGCCGCTCCAACGAGCCGCGGTCGAGTTGCGAGCGCTGGGGATGTCGAAGGAGGAGATCGGCGAGGCGCTGGGCGTCTCCGCGACGAACGCGGGCGTTCTCGTTCACCGCGGGCGCCACGCGCTCGCCCGTGAACTGGAATCATTGCACAATATCGCGGATTCCGATGACAAGGTGTAA
- a CDS encoding fumarate reductase/succinate dehydrogenase flavoprotein subunit → MSVEFQTHEHDVIVIGAGGAGLRAAIEASATGVSVGLVCKSLLGKAHTVMAEGGIAAALANVDNRDNWKVHFADTMRGGQYVNNWRMAELHAREAPDRVRELEKWGAVFDRTPDGKILQRNFGGHKYPRLAHVGDRTGLELIRTLQDHGIHRGIAVYMERTVIRLLKDGDRVSGALAYDRERGRWTVFRAKAIVLATGGIGKAYKITSNSWEYTGDGHTLAYDAGAELIDMEFVQFHPTGMVWPPSVRGILVTEGVRGEGGVLRNNTGNRFMFGDIPDNYRPQTAKDEEEGFRYVLGDKESNRPPELLTRDHVARCIVREVREGRGSPHGGVFLELQTFAGWYGQRAKKFDAAEHWKKKLPSMYHQFKELGGLDITKEPMEVGPTTHYMMGGVRVDADTQMSRVPGLFACGECAAGINGANRLGGNSLSDLLVLGKRAGEFAAKYASEQNSAGAVPTDQVNAAAKWALAPFDREASENPFKVQQDLQDMMQDLVGIVRKKDEMLRALDGLEKLRTRAAKVQVTGNREYNPGWHTAMDLHNLLTVSEAVTRAAILRKESRGAQFRDDYPKKDNAKFGKVNSIIAKGTDGTMQIRLEQIPPVPDELKDAIKAEANGVLPDELK, encoded by the coding sequence ATGTCTGTCGAGTTCCAGACTCACGAACACGACGTGATCGTCATCGGGGCCGGGGGCGCGGGCCTTCGTGCCGCGATCGAGGCGAGCGCGACCGGCGTGTCGGTCGGGTTGGTGTGCAAATCACTGCTCGGCAAAGCCCATACCGTGATGGCCGAGGGCGGGATCGCTGCGGCGCTCGCGAACGTCGATAACCGCGACAACTGGAAGGTCCACTTCGCCGACACGATGCGCGGCGGGCAGTACGTCAACAACTGGCGGATGGCCGAACTTCACGCGCGCGAGGCCCCGGACCGCGTGCGCGAACTTGAAAAATGGGGCGCGGTGTTCGATCGCACGCCCGACGGCAAGATTCTGCAGCGGAACTTCGGCGGGCACAAGTACCCGCGCCTCGCGCACGTCGGCGACCGCACCGGCCTCGAACTCATTCGCACGCTCCAGGACCACGGCATCCACCGGGGCATCGCCGTGTACATGGAGCGCACCGTCATTCGGCTCCTGAAGGACGGCGACCGCGTGAGCGGCGCGCTGGCCTACGACCGCGAGCGCGGTCGGTGGACCGTGTTCCGCGCGAAGGCCATCGTGCTCGCGACCGGCGGGATCGGGAAGGCGTACAAGATCACATCGAACTCGTGGGAGTACACCGGCGACGGGCACACGCTCGCCTACGACGCGGGCGCGGAACTCATCGACATGGAGTTCGTGCAGTTCCACCCGACGGGAATGGTGTGGCCGCCGAGCGTGCGCGGCATCCTGGTCACCGAGGGCGTGCGCGGCGAGGGCGGTGTGCTGCGGAACAACACGGGCAATCGGTTCATGTTCGGCGACATCCCGGACAATTACCGCCCCCAAACCGCGAAGGACGAAGAAGAAGGCTTCCGCTACGTGCTCGGCGACAAAGAATCCAACCGCCCGCCGGAACTGCTCACGCGCGACCACGTGGCCCGGTGCATCGTGCGCGAGGTGCGCGAGGGGCGCGGGAGCCCGCACGGGGGCGTGTTCCTCGAATTGCAAACGTTCGCCGGGTGGTACGGCCAGCGCGCGAAGAAGTTCGACGCGGCCGAGCACTGGAAGAAAAAGCTGCCGAGCATGTACCACCAGTTCAAGGAACTCGGCGGGCTGGACATCACGAAGGAGCCGATGGAAGTCGGCCCGACGACGCACTACATGATGGGCGGCGTCCGCGTCGACGCAGACACGCAGATGTCGCGCGTCCCCGGGCTGTTCGCGTGCGGCGAGTGCGCGGCCGGGATCAACGGCGCGAACCGCCTGGGCGGGAACTCACTTTCCGACCTGCTCGTTCTCGGCAAGCGCGCGGGGGAATTCGCCGCGAAGTACGCGAGCGAGCAAAACTCTGCGGGAGCCGTTCCCACGGATCAAGTCAATGCCGCTGCGAAATGGGCGCTGGCCCCGTTTGATCGCGAGGCATCAGAGAACCCGTTCAAGGTTCAACAGGACTTGCAGGACATGATGCAAGACCTCGTCGGGATCGTGCGGAAAAAAGACGAGATGCTTCGTGCCCTCGACGGACTGGAAAAACTCCGCACCCGCGCCGCGAAGGTGCAAGTCACCGGGAACCGCGAGTACAACCCCGGCTGGCACACCGCAATGGACCTTCACAACCTCCTGACCGTTTCCGAAGCCGTGACGCGCGCCGCGATCCTGCGCAAAGAGAGCCGCGGCGCGCAGTTCCGCGACGACTATCCGAAAAAGGACAACGCGAAGTTCGGGAAGGTGAACAGCATCATCGCGAAAGGTACAGACGGCACGATGCAGATCCGCCTGGAACAGATTCCGCCCGTGCCCGACGAACTAAAGGATGCCATTAAAGCGGAAGCGAACGGTGTGCTTCCGGACGAGCTGAAATGA
- a CDS encoding succinate dehydrogenase/fumarate reductase iron-sulfur subunit yields the protein MSTTFRIWRGDATKGEFRDYTAEAGEGMVVLDAVHQIQATQAPDLACRWNCKAGKCGSCSAEINGAPKLMCMTRLDDLPPDEIVIVEPMQAFPLVKDLVTDVSWNYEVKKRIKPFRPRKPDNPDGTWKMAQEDADRVQEFRKCIECFLCQDVCHVLRDHHKHAEFIGPRFLVYSAALEMNPLDTADRVRDLKETQGIGYCNITKCCTKVCPEHITITDNAIIPLKERVVDEFYDPVMKLIQLVFRPRKKEDLGGTAD from the coding sequence ATGTCCACAACGTTCCGCATCTGGCGCGGGGACGCCACGAAGGGCGAGTTCCGCGACTACACCGCCGAAGCGGGCGAGGGGATGGTCGTTCTCGACGCCGTTCACCAGATCCAGGCCACACAAGCGCCGGATCTCGCGTGCCGGTGGAACTGCAAAGCGGGTAAGTGCGGGTCGTGCTCCGCCGAGATCAACGGCGCGCCCAAGCTCATGTGCATGACGCGCCTCGACGACCTGCCGCCGGACGAGATCGTCATCGTCGAGCCGATGCAGGCGTTCCCGCTGGTGAAGGACTTGGTCACGGACGTGTCGTGGAACTACGAGGTGAAGAAGCGCATCAAGCCCTTCCGCCCGCGGAAACCCGACAACCCCGACGGCACCTGGAAGATGGCCCAGGAAGACGCTGATCGTGTGCAGGAATTCCGCAAGTGCATCGAGTGCTTTCTCTGCCAGGACGTGTGCCACGTGCTGCGCGACCACCACAAGCACGCCGAGTTCATCGGCCCGCGGTTCCTCGTGTACTCGGCCGCACTGGAGATGAACCCGCTCGACACCGCGGACCGCGTGCGCGACCTGAAAGAGACACAGGGGATCGGCTACTGCAACATCACGAAGTGCTGCACGAAGGTGTGCCCCGAGCACATCACCATCACGGACAACGCGATCATCCCGTTGAAGGAGCGCGTCGTGGACGAGTTCTACGACCCGGTGATGAAGCTGATCCAGTTGGTGTTCCGGCCCCGGAAGAAGGAGGATCTGGGCGGAACGGCGGATTGA